From the Mycobacterium noviomagense genome, the window TTGGACGTCGAGGTGCTCGACGACAAAGCGCTGCAGAAGGCCGGCTACGGCGGGGTGATCGGTGTCGGTAAGGGATCGTCGCGGCTGCCACGAGTCGTACGCCTGATCCACCACGGGTCGCGGCTGGCCAAAAACGCTAAGCAGGCCAAGAAGGTTGCGTTGGTGGGCAAGGGGATCACCTTCGACACCGGCGGAATCTCGATCAAACCGGCCGCCAACATGCACTACATGACCTCCGACATGGGCGGCGCGGCGGCGGTCATCGCTACCGTGACGCTGGCCGCGCAGCTGGAGTTGCCGATCGACGTGATCGCGACGGTGCCGATGGCTGAGAACATGCCGTCAAGCACCGCGCAGCGCCCGGGCGATGTCTTGACCCACTACGGCGGCACCACCAGTGAAGTGCTCAACACCGACGCCGAGGGCCGGCTGATCCTGGCCGACGCCATTGTGCGGGCGTGCGAAGACAAACCGGACTATCTGATCGAGACGTCCACGCTGACCGGTGCGCAAGCGGTGGCGCTGGGCACCCGCACGCCCGGGGTGATGGGCAGCGACGAGTTACGCGACCGGGTGGCCGCGATCTCGCAGCACGTGGGCGAGAACGGCTGGCCGATGCCGCTGCCCGACGAACTCAAGGACGATTTGAAGTCGACGGTGGCCGACATCGCCAACGTCACCGGGCAGCGCTTCGCCGGGATGCTGGTGGCGGGGACTTATCTGCGGGAGTTCGTCGCCGACGGGGTGGCCTGGGCGCACATCGACGTCGCCACACCCGCCTACAACACCGGCAGCCCGTGGGGCTACACACCGAAGGGTGGCACCGGTGTGCCGATCCGCACGATGATCGCCGTCCTGGAGGACATCGCGCAGAACGGCTAGCGCAGGTCGACGTCGCCGGTTCTGTCGACAACATCGTCAGCCGACATTCCCACGGCACGAGCCCGTGTCCCACGCCTTACCTGGGCGGTTGCGTGCGGATGGTACGACTTGAAAAAGGGCAACCCGAAGTGGTTGCTCGCAACTGCTTTCGACACCGACGGAGATACCGCTCATGGCCAAGCTGGCTATCGCCGCTCTGCTCGCGCTGGGTTCCGCGCTGTGCGTCGCGATCGGCGACGTGGTCCAGCAACGTGCGGCGCGCCGGATCACCGAGGGGTCGGTGGGCCACGTTCGGCTGCTGGCGAAGCTGCTACGGGACCGACGGTGGCAGTGGGGCGCCGTGGTGCTGATAGCAAGCTTGGATTCACGCGGTCGCTGCAACAGATGCGGACGGGTCTGAGAGTAGCCGATCGAGTTCCTCGGCAGGGGTGCGCCAGTTGAAGCGTTTGCGGGGGCGGGCGTTGAGCTCGGCGGCGACGTTGTCGAGGATCCCGGGTCCGTGAAAGGACAGGTCGGTGCCTTTGGGGAAGTACTGGCGCAGCAAACCATTGGTGTTCTCATTGGTGCCGCGCTGCCAAGGGCTGTGCGGGTCGCAGAAGTAGATCGGCAACCCGGTGGCCTCGGTGATCTTGGTGTGCAAGGCCATCTCTTTGCCTTGGTCCCAGGTCAGCGAGCGACGCAAAACCTCGGGAATCTTCGGGATCGCCGCGCTCATCGCCTCAGCGACGGTGGCGGCGCTGCGGTCCTCGGATAGGTGCAGCAGCATCACGAACCCGGTGGTGCGTTCGACCAGGGTGCCGATTTGGGAGGCCTGGTTTTGGCCGATAATCAAGTCGCCCTCCCAATGCCCCGGGATCGCACGATCGTCGGCCTCAGCCGGGCGTTCACTGATGTTGATCATGTCCTTGATCCGGCCCCGAGTGTCGATTGTGCTGCGGCCCTGAGGTTTCCGTTGGGTCCGGCCGGTGCGCAGCGCGGCCTTGACCTGGCGGGCCAGTTCCCCCCGGGGCTGCACATACATGGCCTGATAGATCGTCTCGTGAGACACCCACATCTCCGGATCGTCGGGGAAATCTTCGCGCAGCCGGCCCGCGATCTGCTCGGGGCTGTGCCGCTGTTCCAAGCGTTGCACAACCTCGCCCAACAAGGCCGGGTTGGACTCCAGCTTGCGCGGCTTGGGCGAGCCGGGCCGCATCGACGACGTCTTGGCCGACCCGGGCCCGGTAGCCACAGCTGGTTGCTCCTCGAGCTTTTTCCCGGCTGATCGTCGAGGCGTCACGCTGTAACAGCCGCGCGATGTCGGCCTGGGGAAACCCGCCTCCAGCAACTCTTCGAGTCGGCACCGCTCGGTAAACGACAACAACCGCGACGCCGCGGCCGGCTCTAGATCAGCAACAACTGGTGTTCTGGGCACGTAGCCAGCCTGATCGACCCAGCGTCGCGCGGTGTGCTCCGACACGCAGGCACCCACCGCCGCCTGCGCCGGGGTCAACCCGACCGCAGCGCCTCCCAAAATACGTCCCTGACCTGCTGCGAATACCGGATGCCGTGGTGCTTGCTATTGGTCTGATATCCCGCGGCCTTGGCCCATTTTCGGCCTGTGGTACCCGCCACCCCCGCCACCGTGGCGGCCGCCGTCGGCGACAACCCCGATCCAACAGCCCTCCAAAACTCCTCCCGCACCAAAGCCGCCGACTCGACGCTCAGATGAACACCATGACCCCGAAACCCCGTCTGATAACCCATTCGGCCCCAACACCTCCCGATAAGGTGTTGCAGCGATCACTTGAGCCTGACAAGCATCGCGTTGCAGGCGGCCGCACTGGGCGTCGGTTCGGTGCTGCTGGTACAGCCACTGCTTACCCTTTCGGTGCTGTTCGCGCTGCCGATCAATGCCAGGTTGTCGAAACACCTTGTAGCCCGCCGAGAGTGGATTGCCGCCGGTCTACTGACCGCTGCGGTGATTGTGATCGTCACCGTCGGCAACCCGCAGGCCGGTCATTCCAGCGCGTCGCTGCATACCTGGGCCACCGTGACTGTTGTGTTGGGGCCTCTGCTGGTCGGATGCGTCGCTGCTGCGCGGATCCGAGGAGGTGCCGTGGCCGCGGTGCTGTTCGCGTTCGTCTCAGGTGCGCTTTGGGGTGTCTTCGCGGTACTCACCAAGGAAGTCGTCTATCGGCTCGGCAGTGGCGGATGGGCGGTGGTCCGGACACCTGAGCTGTATGCCTGCGTGCTGGTGGCACTGGGTGGTGTGGTGTGGAGCCAGGCGGCGTTTCGGGCCGGGCCCCTGACGGCGTCGATGCCGACCCTGCAGGTGTCGCAGCCGGTGGTCGGGGCACTGCTGGGTGTGGTCGTCTTGGGCGAGACGCTGAACACCGGTCGGGCCGGGCTGATCGCTCTGGTATTCGCCGTGCTGGTGATGGCGGCGGCCATCGTCGACCTTGCCCGCGACGAAGCCGTCGCGACCCGTGATCGAATCGACGAACAGCTGCGCGCCGAAAACGCCTTGTCGACGCGCTAACTGCTGTCCGTCACCGAGACAGCCGGCTCCTGATCATATCCCGCTGTGGGGTGCGACGCCTCAGCTGCCCAGCGACGGCGGCCCACCGCGACAGCCGCGGATTCACCAACCCCCAACCGGTCGTGCAGCCAGACCAACGGCTTGGGCGCCCACCAACTCCGGGGACCGACCAGGTGGATGAAAACCGGAACCAGGACCATTCGCACCAGGGTCGCGTCGACCAGCACGGCAAGGGTGAGGCCGAGACCAAGCATCCGCATGAATGACACCTGTGCGGGTATCAATGCGGCAAAAGAGATCGACATCACCAGCGCGGCGGCGGTGACCACCCGACCGATGCCGGCCAGGCCCAAAGCCGTGGCCTCATCGTTGTCGGCGCGCGCCTCGGCTGAATTCGGTCCGAACTCGCGGGCCGCCCCGGAGGCCACCCAATACTCGCGGATCCTCGAGACCAGAAACACCTCGTAATCCATGGACAGCCCGAAGGCGATGCAGAACAGCAACACCGGGATGTTGGCGTTCAACGTCCCATTCGGGGTGGTCCCCAGCGCGCCGAGGTGGCCGTCCTGGAAGATCCACACCATTGCCCCGAATGCCGCCGTCAGCGACAGCATGTTGCAGACCAGCGCCTGCAGCGGTATCACCGCACTGCCGGTGAGGAAGAACAGCAGCGTGAACGTGATGACGGCGATCAGCCCTAACACGGTCGGCAGGCGCTGGGTGATCGCGGCGACGTTGTCGCGGTTGATCTGCGCCAGGCCGGTCATCTGCACATTCCGCGCGGCCGGTCCGCCGACCTTGTGCAATCGGTCGAGTTGGGTGTCCGAGGCGTCCGAATACAGTGGCGCGGTGCTGCTGACGGTCAAAAACGCACTGTCGCTAGCAACGCCCGTCGGTCCGCCGGCCGGCCCCATCAGGTGTCCGGACACGAATGTTCCCATTGGTGCGCTCACGGCCGACACGTCGGGGACCCTGGATAGCTCGGCGGCGTAGCGCTCCACGTCGGCGGGGCTCACACCACGGGCGTCGGGGATCACGACGGTAACCGCGTTCCCTAACCCGTTGGCGAAATCGTTGTCCAACATGTCGGCCACTTGGCGGGCCGATGCCGATCGCGGCAGCACACGCTCATCCGGAAAACCCCACTTCACTCCCAGGAACGGCACGCCAAGCAGCAGCAGCAGCGCGACCACGGAAAGGCCGACCGGGACTGCGTGGCGCAACACGGACTTGGTCAACCGGTACCAGAAGTACATCGAGTTCACGGGCTTGTGCGCGTGGTCGCGGTTCCGTCTCAACCCGGGCAGGAGCCGGGCCGCTATCGGGCGCACATTCAACGCGTCCAGCCGGGGCCCCAGCGCCACGATCAACGCCGGCGTGACGACGATGGAGGCCAGCGCAACAATGACTGCCGTGGCCACAACGGTGTAGGCGGACGATTTCAAGAAGTACATCGGAAACACCAGCAACACCGCCATGGACAAGGCGACGGTGGTCGCAGAGAACAGAACGGTGCGCCCGGCGGTGGCCATGGTCCGAAACAGTGCCCGCTCGGGGTCGTTGCTCGTGGCCAGCTCCTCGCGGTAGCGGGTGATGATCAGCAATGTGTAGTCGATCGCTAACGCCAGACCCATGGCGATACTCAGGTCCAGCGCGTAGGTCGACACGTGGGTGGTAAAGCTGATCAGCCGTAACACCGACATGGTGCCGACGATGGCCAGCCCGCCGAGGGCAATCGGCAGCGCTGCCGCTACCAGGCCGCCGAAAACCCAGACCAGCACGGCGAAGCTCAGCGGAATCGCAATGGATTCCATCAACACCAAGTCGTGCTGGTTTTGCTGGTTGATCTGGGCGTAGGCCACAGCCATGCCACCGGCGCGCACGGTGACGCCGTCGCGGTCGTGTACCAGTTCAGCCGAAAGCGTCTTGGCGTACTTCTGCGCGTTGTCCTCGCCGCCTTTCAGGTCGGCCACGATCATCCCGGACTTGTTGTCCTTGCTGATCAGCTGCGCGGCGGCCTGCGGCGGCGACGTCCATGCCGAGGACACATTGGAGACCCACGGCGACCGTTTCAGGTGCGCGACGATGTCGGTGCCGACCCGGCGCGCCTGATCGCTGCGGGCGCCGGCGGGTGTGCTGAGCACGATCATCATCTTCTGATCGGTCTGGTCGAACTTGTCCCTGAGTAGTTCGGTCGCTCGCGCTGACTCCGACGTCGGGTCTTGGAAGCCGCCGGCCGACAGGCTGTTGACCACCGGGATGCCGAAAACCGCCGCCGCCAGCGCAAGAAAGACGGCGACCGCGATGATGCGTCGCGGCGCGGCAATGGCAAGTCGGGTGATTGCTCGCAGCACCTCGGCGTCCTTCCGCTGTCGACCCCGCCACCAACCGTGTACCCCATACCGGCTGCCTACCTGGCGCCGGGTTTTTCACCAGCAAAGACACCACGCTACACATCGGCGCTTCCCAGTGACCTGCGTGGTTGCGGCGGTCATTCGGTGGGTAGGCTCGGCGAGGCGGCACTCTCGGCAACCTTCGAAAACCCCTCGAAAACAGCTCAGCGGATCTGGTTGGCGGAGCGGCGGTTCGGCTGGGCTACACCTGATTGGACGCGATGAATACGACGGACGACTCCATCAGCATTAGGTACGCAACAGATGACGACCTGCAGGCGGTCTATGAAAATCAGGCCCGCGTGTACGGGGTTACGGTGGAGCCGGGCGACATTGAGGCTTGGAAACGCCGGATCCAGCCCAACGACATTCTGGTCGCCGAGGATGTCTCCAATCCGGAGGATCCGTGTCTGGTCGGGACCTCCCTTTACTACAGGTTGCGGCTGACCGTGCCGGGCGGCGCCAGTCTTGACGCCTCCTGGCTGGCCATGATCGCCGTCGCGGCAACGCATCAGGGAAGAGGAATCTGGCAGCGGATCAGTCTCCAGGGCTTCGGAATACTCCAGGAGCGTGGCTATCCCATCCTGTGTGGTGTTCCGACGCAGCCAACGGTGTACGAGATCTTGGGCGCAGGCGTGGCCACCTATGCGCGCACGTACAACATTGAGCCACGCTTCACGGAGCTACGCGCTAAGCCCAGCCGGAATCAGGCGCGTGAGGTCCACGCTTCTGTGGCGGGTCGCTACCTACCGGAAATCTACGATCGGTGGTGCGCCATAACGCCTGGGGCACTGAGCCGAGACAGCGGCTGGTGGGCCGATTTTCTGGAAGACAGAGTGACGCAACGGGATAACGGGTCGTCGCTGAATTTCATTGTCCATCCGGACGGGTTCCTGACATACCGGGTGACCGGCGCGTCACCACACGCGTTTCGACGGCCGTTTGGCTCAGTGGTGGTTCAAGACTTCTGCCCTGTCACCGACGAAGCACATACCGAACTGCTTGCGACGCTGGTGGGTATGAAGATGTTCGACAACATAGCGATCGAGGTTCCGATCGACGATCCGCTTCCGCTCAAACTCAAGGATCAGCTTGCTGCCCCAACCGCAGCGCTGAGCGATTTCCTCTGGATGCGGATCATGAATGTGCCTGACGCGCTTGGCGCACGCGCATACTCCGCTGACGCCGACGTCGTATTGGACGTGACAGACCCGCTCAGCGTCGCGGGAGGACGATTCCTGCTGCAGACGCGCGACGGCGTTGGGAAATGCACGCCGCATGACGGGCCCGCGGACATCAAGCTCGGCCTCGGCGAGCTGGCAACGATCTACATGGGCGCGCATCGAGCGTACGAACTTCACCGAGCGAACCGCATCACAGAGTTGCGTAGCGGTGCGATACGCAATCTGGATGCCGCCTTCGCTACCGAACGGGTACCGTACTGCGGCACGCTGTTCTGATACCGGCAACATACTTACTTCGTCAGCAGCGAGAGCACACCGCGGGTCAGCTTGCGCCGCGGCCAGCCGGTCCAGCCGGCGGCCGCCAACGCTGCGTTGGCGGCGTTGCGCCCGCACGCGCCGTGTACCGAGCCTCCCGGTGTCGCTGACGCGCTGCCGAGATACAGCCCCTCGACAGGTGTTTCGGCCCGGCCCATTCCCGGCGCGGGGCGAAAGACCAACATCTGCTGCAGTTGAGCGGTTCCGCCGTTGAGCGCACCGAGGTGCAGATTCGCGTCACTGGCTTCCAAATCCGACGGGCGTTGCACGAACCGGTCGATCACATGCGACCCGAAACCGGGCGCATGTTCCTCGATGACGTGGTCCACCGCTTTGGCGAGCCGTTCGGCTGAGTCGTCGTCGGCGACGTTGCGCGGCAGATGTGTGTAGGCCCAAACACTTTCGGTGCCAGCCGGTGACCGGCTCGGGTCGGCTGTGGTGGTCTGACCCAACAGCATGAAGGGGTGTTCAGGCACGACCCGGGTATTCAAATCGGCCATCCAACGCACTAGCCCGTCCGCGTCGGCGCCGAGATGGATCGTGCCGACATCGGCCAAACCCATAGCGCGCCAAGGAATCTTGCTGTCAAGCGCATAGTTGACCTTTACCACGGGCGGGTCCCAGACGAAATGCTCGAGCTCATCACGCAGACCAACCGGAACGGCATCGGCTGGCAGCATGTCGCAAAACAGCCGCGGTGCGGTGACGTCGGCCACCACCGCACGTCGAGCCCGCACGGTTCGTCCGCCGTCGGTGGTCACCCCGACTGCGCGGCCATTTTGCACCTGGATCGTCGCGACGTTCTGGTTGCACTCGATCTGTGCGCCCACCGAGCGAGCCCGGTTGACCAGTGCTGCGGTCAGCTGACCTGAACCGCCGACGGGAACAGGCCATCCGACGTCTTGGCCGAGCATCGTCATCAGGAAACCAAACACACCGCTGCCGGGCGCCTCGGCCGGTACGTCGGCGTGCATCGCGTTGCCCAGCAATAGCAATCGCGGTGCCTCACCGTCGAATAGTTGCTCCACCATGGTGTTGGCCGGCTGCACCAACAGGTGAGCCAGCCGAACCGCATCCGCTGTGCCGAGTTTGAGCAGCAGCCGAATAGTCGGAAATACCGGCGGAAAAGGCGACAGGATTGCGTCCAGCAGTGGCGATTTGATCTTTTCCCACAACGTGACTATCCGCCACCAGTTTTCGCCGTCAGCTGGTTCCCTGCGCTCGAATTCTGTTGCGGTGCGGGCCGGGTCAGGGTAGAGGATGGGCGGGTCGTCGTCGGCTGCGCTGGCGGGATGGCCGACGACCGCGGGCGCGCGCGACCACTGCAGCCCGTGGTCCTCGAGGTGCAGCGCGGCCATCGCCGAAGATGCCGCCGTCATGGGATAGAAGGAGCTGAACAAGTCGGTGACGTACCCCGGTGTCAGTTCGGCGCTGCGCACCGCGCCGCCGGGCTCGGGCTGAGCTTCCAAGACCAGCACGTCCCAACCGGCGTCGGCCAGCATCGCGGCGGCGACCAGCCCGTTGTGTCCGGCGCCGATGACAACCGCGTCGACGGCTTCCGCGGTCATCCCTCCACCTGGCTCGGCTCAAGACGTTCGGCTAGGGCAGTCAGCCGCAGGATGCACTCGCGGTTGCGGGGATGGATGGCCACCAGTGTCAGCTGGTCGGGGATGAAGCGGATCGGTCCTTCGGCCGGCACCTCGATCATCTCGACCCGGCAGCCTTTCGGCGTCTCGTGCAGGCGCATCGTGATCCGCGCGGCGCCGAACGGCCCGAGCCCCGCGCGCAGCACCAATTCACGCAGTGGCTCACAACTTTCGACCTCGGTCTGATCGTTGATCACCAGTGGCCACACCCCGATCGAGTGCCGGATGACAGAACCCGGCTCAGGCCAGTTCGAGTCGACGGCACGAGTCCGGCTGTTTCCGACCACCCATTGGGTGTACGTCCACCCGTTGGCCAGTACGTCCCAGACTTGCTGGCATGAGGCGCGCACATCCCGCGTCGCAGACAGCTCTCGTGTGGCAGTCATCGGCAAGGTCCTTTCGCATCGGGGCTGATTCCTGCGGGTACCCAAGGCCGCCGACGACAATGCGTCACACCCGGGTCAAACCTGCATTGACGCAGGTCGCCGATCCTGCGGCCGCCGCTCAGCGCGGTATCGCGCGAAAAGCCGCTTCCCGGCCGATCGCATTGGCTAACCTCGCACTACTCGACATCGTGGGAAGGCGTCAAGCGTGACTATGCGGCGGTTGATCTTGTTGGTGGGCGCGGTGCTGCTGGTGGCCGGCGTCATCGGCCTGTTGTTGCCGGTGTCGATATCGGACGACAATGGCGGATCCATCGGATGTGGCAACGCAGTAGCGTCCAACCTTCAGGAAGCGAAGGACAAGACTCCGCCGGACATACCGATCGTCAGTCAGCTTGTCCCCCACCGCAATTACGTCGCCGAATGCAATTCCTCGCTCGGCAGCAGGCGCGCGTGGTCGATCCCGCTGACGGTGATCGGCGTCATTACTGTGGTCGGCGCTCTGTTCGTCCGACGGCCCGGCGGAGCGGTAGCCGGGGAGGTTTGACCCCGGCTACACCAAGCGCCGTCGCGCGGTGCTGCGCAGCACTTGCGGCGCGATCCGGGACAGGCCGTAGAGCAGGTAAGCCTCCGGGGCGACCGGCCGGATCTCTTTCTGCTTGTCGACGGCGGACATGATCGCGTTAGCGACCTTTTCCGGACCGTAATGCCGCACCGAAAACAATCTCTCCAGCTGTTGCCGGCGGCCTTCGACCTGCTCGCCTTCCCGCGGCGGCGCATCCAACCGGGTGGTGTGCACGATGTTGGTGTCGATGATGCCCGGGCAGATGGTGGTCAGCCCCACACCCGCCGCGTCGAGCTCGGCTCGCAGGCAATCGGAGAACATGTAGACCGCAGCCTTGGACGTGCAGTAGGCGCTCAACGACCGCGACGGCGCGAACGCGGCCATCGAGGACACGTTGACGATGTGCCCGCCGGTGCCGCGCTCGACCAGCCGCCGGCCGAACGCGCGGCAACCGTTGACCACCCCGCCGAAGTTGACCTCGAGCACCCGGTCGAACCGCTCGGGCGGCGTGTCCAGAAACTCACCGGCCTGCCCGATGCCGGCGTTGTTGACGACGATGTCGGGCACGCCGTGCTCCGCACAGAGTTGGTCGGCGAATGCCTCGACGGCCTCAGCGTCGGCCACGTCGAGCAGGTAGGGGTGCGCGACGCCGCCGGCTGCGGCTATCTGCGCGGCGGTGTCCTTGGCCGCGGCTTCGTCGATGTCGCTGACTACCACCTCGGCGCCCTCCTGCGCGAATGCCAGCGCGGTCGCGCGGCCGATGCCGCTGCCGGCGCCGGTCACCGCGACCAGCATGTCGCCGAATCGGTCTCGAGTTCGGCCCACCTCGGCGCGCCGCAGCGCGCGGCTCGCCGGTTTGCCTTCGCTGAAGTCAGCGAACTCGTGCACCGATGCCGCCACAACCTGCGGATGTGATATCGGCGACCAGTGGCCGGCCTTGATGTCGCGGCGCCATAGCCGCGGAACCCAACGGGCGGTGGCGTCGTAGCCGTAGGGGCGCACGTATGGGTCTTCGGTGTTGACGATGAGCTGTACGGGGACGTCGACATAGTGGTCCCGTCGTGCGCCTGCAAAGGATCGAAAGTAGTTGGCGCGGTACGTCTTCACCGAATACGCAGCGTCTCTGGCGATGCTCGCCGAGTGGTGGATCTGCTCACGGGGAATACCCCTGACCAACGCGCGCTGGATTGCCTTGCTGGACAACGCAAGCCGGATCAGCAGCGGCGCAAGCACCGGTATCGAGAAGAACGCCATGTAGCCCAGCCGCAGCGCCTGGCTGAGTGCCCGCACGAAGGTTCGTGGGCGGTAGGGCCGTCGCAGGCCGCTGAAGATGTAGTCGACGAGGTGGTGCTGGCTGGGTCCGGAAATCGAGGTAAACGAGGCGACCCGCTCGCGCGCCCCGGGGCGGCCCAGGTATTCCCACACGCCTACCGACCCCCAGTCGTGGGCCACCGCATGCACCGGCTGGTCGGGGCTACAGGAGTCGACGACGGCCGCGAAGTCGTCGGCGAACCGCGCCATCGTGTACGCCGAAACCGGCTTGGGCACCGACGATGCGCCGACGCCGCGGTTGTCGTAACGGATCACGCCGAACCGCTCGGCGAGCTGCGGAACGACGCCGTCCCACAGCACATGGGAGTCGGGCCAGCCGTGGACCAGCACCACGGTCGGGCCGTCGGGGTTGCCCTCTTCGTAGACGGCGATGCGAGCACCGTCGGCGCTGTCGACGAAGCGCTGCGCGGCTTGTTGTTGTGCTGCTGGCATGGGGACCTCCGCTCACAGGTAGCAAGCACCTTGGTCCGCGGCGCGCAACGATGTCAAGCCGCGGCAACAGCCGCCCCGCCCTGGTTGTCTGCCGGCAGCTTCGCAGTGACAGGATGGTTTCGAATCAGTTGGGTGCCGCCCCGGTAAACGACGGTGTGGTAAGCCAGAGGTCGACCCACGCCGACCGCCCGATCGATCGAGGAGTCAACAGAGATGGCCTTCTCAGTCCAGATGCCGGCTCTCGGTGAGAGCGTCACCGAGGGGACGGTCACCCGCTGGCTCAAGCAGGAAGGCGACACGGTCGAACTCGACGAGCCTCTTCTGGAGGTGTCCACCGACAAGGTCGACACTGAGATCCCGTCTCCGGCCGCCGGTGTGCTGACCAAGATCATCGCCCAGGAGGACGACACCGTCGAGGTCGGCGGCGAGCTGGCGATCATCGGCGACAGCGCCGAAGGCGACGGTGGCCAGCCCTCAGCTGAGGCGCCGGCGCAAGCCGCCCAGGAAACAGCAGCCGAGCCCGAGGCCCAGCCCGAACCCGAACCCGAGGCACAGCCGGCCCCTGCCAGCGAAGACGGTCAAGCTGGCGGCGACGGAGCTGCCACGCCGGTGTTGATGCCCGAGCTCGGCGAGTCGGTCACCGAAGGCACGGTGACCCGCTGGCTGAAGAAGGTCGGCGACTCGGTGGAGGTCGACGAGCCGCTGGTGGAGGTCTCCACCGACAAGGTCGACACCGAGATTCCCTCGCCGGTCGCCGGGACGCTGCTCAGCATCACCGCTGAGGAAGACACCACGGTGTCGGTCGGCGGCGAGCTGGCCAAGATCGGCACCGGCGCCGCCGCGCCGGCAGGCGAGCCGCCGGCCCCGCCCGCACCAAAACCTGAACCAAAGCCTGAACCGACACCGCAGCCGAAGCCGGAACCGGAACCGCAGCCGACGCCGGCACCCCGGCCGGAGCCGGCGGCCAAACCCGCACCCGAGCCGACGCCGATCGCACAACCCGAACCCGCAGCCAAGCCTGAGCCCCAGCCCGAAGCCCGGCCCGCGCCGTCGCCCGCCGCGGGCGCAACGCCGTACGTCACTCCCCTGGTGCGAAAACTGGCCGCCGACAACGGCATCGACCTGGCGCAAGTGAAAGGCACCGGCGTGGGCGGGCGTATCCGCAAACAGGATGTACTGGCTGCCGTCGAACAAAGAGAAGAAGCCAAGAAGGCGCCCGCAGCAGCCGCACAAGCCCCCGCCGCGCCCGCCCCGGCACCCGCGCTGGCGCATTTGCGCGGCACCACGCAAAAGGCCAGCCGCATCCGCCAGATCACCGCCGCGAAGACCCGCGAATCCCTGCTTGCCACAGCGCAACTCACGCAGACCCATGAGGTCGACATGACCAAGATCGTGGCGTTGCGGGCGCGGGCCAAAGCCGCTTTCGCCGAGCGCGAAGGCGTCAACCTGACATTCCTGCCGTTCATCGCACGGGCGGTGATCGACGCGCTCAAGATCCACCCCAACATCAACGCCAGCTACAACGAGGA encodes:
- a CDS encoding SDR family oxidoreductase, producing the protein MPAAQQQAAQRFVDSADGARIAVYEEGNPDGPTVVLVHGWPDSHVLWDGVVPQLAERFGVIRYDNRGVGASSVPKPVSAYTMARFADDFAAVVDSCSPDQPVHAVAHDWGSVGVWEYLGRPGARERVASFTSISGPSQHHLVDYIFSGLRRPYRPRTFVRALSQALRLGYMAFFSIPVLAPLLIRLALSSKAIQRALVRGIPREQIHHSASIARDAAYSVKTYRANYFRSFAGARRDHYVDVPVQLIVNTEDPYVRPYGYDATARWVPRLWRRDIKAGHWSPISHPQVVAASVHEFADFSEGKPASRALRRAEVGRTRDRFGDMLVAVTGAGSGIGRATALAFAQEGAEVVVSDIDEAAAKDTAAQIAAAGGVAHPYLLDVADAEAVEAFADQLCAEHGVPDIVVNNAGIGQAGEFLDTPPERFDRVLEVNFGGVVNGCRAFGRRLVERGTGGHIVNVSSMAAFAPSRSLSAYCTSKAAVYMFSDCLRAELDAAGVGLTTICPGIIDTNIVHTTRLDAPPREGEQVEGRRQQLERLFSVRHYGPEKVANAIMSAVDKQKEIRPVAPEAYLLYGLSRIAPQVLRSTARRRLV
- the sucB gene encoding 2-oxoglutarate dehydrogenase, E2 component, dihydrolipoamide succinyltransferase, whose amino-acid sequence is MAFSVQMPALGESVTEGTVTRWLKQEGDTVELDEPLLEVSTDKVDTEIPSPAAGVLTKIIAQEDDTVEVGGELAIIGDSAEGDGGQPSAEAPAQAAQETAAEPEAQPEPEPEAQPAPASEDGQAGGDGAATPVLMPELGESVTEGTVTRWLKKVGDSVEVDEPLVEVSTDKVDTEIPSPVAGTLLSITAEEDTTVSVGGELAKIGTGAAAPAGEPPAPPAPKPEPKPEPTPQPKPEPEPQPTPAPRPEPAAKPAPEPTPIAQPEPAAKPEPQPEARPAPSPAAGATPYVTPLVRKLAADNGIDLAQVKGTGVGGRIRKQDVLAAVEQREEAKKAPAAAAQAPAAPAPAPALAHLRGTTQKASRIRQITAAKTRESLLATAQLTQTHEVDMTKIVALRARAKAAFAEREGVNLTFLPFIARAVIDALKIHPNINASYNEETKEITYYDAEHLGFAVDTEQGLLSPVIHNAGDLSLAGLARAIADIAARARSGNLKPDELSGGTFTITNIGSQGALHDTPILVPPQAAMLGTGAIVKRPRVVVDENGNESIGIRSICYLPMTYDHRLIDGADAGRFLTTIKHRLEEGAFEADLGL